The Flavobacterium jumunjinense genome includes a region encoding these proteins:
- the mnmG gene encoding tRNA uridine-5-carboxymethylaminomethyl(34) synthesis enzyme MnmG: MSLFQEEYDVIVVGGGHAGCEAAAAAANMGCSTLLVTMSLQNIAQMSCNPAMGGIAKGQIVREIDALGGYSGIVSDKTAIQFKMLNKSKGPAMWSPRVQSDRMRFAEEWRLMLEQTPNLDFYQEMVSGILSENGKLVGVRTSLGITIKSKSVILTNGTFLNGLIHIGDKQFGGGRAGEGASFGITEDLLKLGFESGRMKTGTPPRVDGRSLDYSKMAEQPGDVIPDKFSYSNLTKPLSVQRSCWMTYTSNEVHEVLREGFDRSPMFNGRIQSVGPRYCPSIEDKINRFADKDRHQLFVEPEGWNTVEVYVNGFSTSLPEDVQFKAMRSVAGFEKVKFFRAGYAIEYDYFPPTQLKHTLETKLVEGLYFAGQINGTTGYEEAASQGLMAGINAALKVQEREPLVLKRNEAYIGVLIDDLITKGTEEPYRMFTSRAEYRTLLRQDNADIRLTPKGHEIGLAKVERLIRMEEKFSKSEAMVTFFRETSLKPEEANPILEEKGSAHMSQPDKMFKVFSRPQLELSDFLKFKKVSEYVAIHNLDNEIIEQAEIQVKYSGYIEKEKNHADKLNRLEDVIIPDNFDFNKIKSISIEAKQKLNKIRPKTIAQASRISGVSPSDISVLLIYMGR, translated from the coding sequence ATGAGTTTATTTCAAGAAGAATATGATGTTATTGTAGTTGGTGGTGGACATGCTGGATGTGAGGCTGCTGCTGCTGCTGCAAATATGGGTTGCTCCACTCTATTGGTTACAATGAGTTTGCAAAACATTGCACAAATGTCTTGCAACCCTGCAATGGGAGGAATTGCAAAAGGACAAATAGTTCGAGAGATTGATGCGCTTGGTGGTTATTCTGGAATTGTTTCAGATAAGACGGCTATTCAGTTTAAGATGTTGAACAAATCGAAAGGACCCGCAATGTGGTCTCCTCGTGTTCAAAGTGATCGTATGCGTTTCGCAGAAGAATGGCGTTTGATGTTAGAACAAACTCCTAACTTGGATTTTTATCAGGAAATGGTTTCTGGAATTTTATCTGAGAACGGTAAGCTAGTAGGTGTTCGAACTTCACTAGGAATAACGATTAAAAGTAAAAGTGTTATTTTAACCAATGGGACTTTCCTAAATGGATTGATCCATATTGGAGATAAACAATTCGGAGGTGGTCGCGCAGGAGAAGGTGCTTCTTTCGGTATAACAGAAGACTTATTAAAACTTGGTTTTGAATCTGGAAGAATGAAAACTGGAACTCCTCCCCGTGTTGATGGTCGTTCTTTAGATTATTCTAAAATGGCCGAACAACCTGGTGATGTTATTCCAGATAAATTTTCTTATTCCAATTTAACTAAGCCTCTTTCTGTACAACGTTCTTGTTGGATGACCTATACTTCAAACGAAGTACATGAAGTACTTCGTGAAGGTTTTGATCGTAGTCCAATGTTTAACGGAAGAATTCAAAGTGTTGGTCCAAGATATTGTCCTTCTATTGAAGATAAAATTAATCGTTTTGCAGATAAAGACCGTCATCAATTATTCGTTGAACCAGAAGGATGGAATACTGTCGAGGTTTATGTAAATGGTTTTTCTACTTCTTTACCAGAAGATGTTCAATTTAAAGCAATGCGTTCTGTTGCTGGTTTTGAAAAAGTAAAATTCTTCAGAGCTGGTTATGCTATTGAATACGATTACTTCCCTCCTACACAATTAAAGCATACTCTAGAGACTAAATTAGTTGAAGGTTTATATTTTGCTGGTCAAATTAATGGAACAACTGGTTATGAAGAAGCAGCGTCTCAAGGTTTAATGGCAGGAATTAATGCTGCGTTAAAAGTACAAGAAAGAGAACCATTGGTTTTAAAACGAAATGAAGCTTACATAGGTGTGTTAATTGATGATTTAATTACTAAAGGAACTGAAGAGCCTTATAGAATGTTTACATCAAGGGCTGAATATAGAACGTTACTTCGTCAAGATAATGCCGATATTAGATTAACTCCTAAAGGACATGAAATTGGTTTGGCTAAAGTAGAACGATTAATTCGTATGGAAGAAAAATTTTCTAAATCGGAAGCTATGGTTACTTTCTTTAGAGAGACAAGTTTAAAACCTGAAGAGGCAAATCCAATTCTTGAAGAAAAAGGTTCTGCTCATATGTCGCAACCTGATAAAATGTTTAAAGTTTTTTCTAGACCACAATTAGAGCTTTCAGATTTTCTTAAATTCAAAAAAGTATCTGAATATGTTGCAATACATAATTTGGATAATGAAATTATTGAACAAGCCGAAATTCAAGTTAAATATTCTGGTTATATTGAAAAAGAAAAAAATCATGCAGACAAATTGAATAGATTGGAAGATGTTATTATTCCAGATAATTTCGACTTTAATAAAATAAAATCAATTTCGATTGAAGCAAAACAAAAACTGAATAAAATTCGTCCAAAAACAATTGCTCAAGCTTCTAGAATTAGTGGAGTTTCTCCAAGTGATATTTCTGTACTGTTAATTTATATGGGTCGTTAA
- the ybeY gene encoding rRNA maturation RNase YbeY: MINFNYETDFILENETDYKDWITLSIHSEKKKLGELTYVFCDDEYLHKINVEYLNHDTLTDIISFDYTEGDVISGDIFISVERVKDNASDYNTSFNEELKRVIIHGVMHYCGYKDKSKNDELVMRKKENEKIAMFHVKH; encoded by the coding sequence ATGATTAATTTTAATTACGAAACTGATTTTATTTTAGAAAATGAAACAGATTATAAAGATTGGATTACCTTAAGTATTCACTCTGAAAAGAAAAAACTAGGCGAACTAACCTATGTTTTTTGTGATGATGAATATCTACATAAGATTAATGTAGAATATCTAAACCATGATACCCTAACTGATATTATTAGTTTTGATTATACAGAAGGTGATGTTATTAGTGGTGATATTTTTATTTCAGTGGAAAGAGTTAAAGACAACGCATCCGATTACAATACTAGTTTTAATGAAGAATTAAAGAGAGTTATAATACATGGGGTAATGCACTATTGTGGCTATAAAGACAAAAGTAAAAACGATGAATTAGTGATGCGTAAAAAAGAGAATGAAAAAATAGCTATGTTCCACGTGAAACATTAG